The Arcanobacterium pinnipediorum genome includes a region encoding these proteins:
- the nucS gene encoding endonuclease NucS, giving the protein MRIVVARCSVDYSGRLDAHLEPATRVLMMKQDGSVLVHSDGGSYKPLNWMSPPATMSVVEVADLDREAGVVQTWSINHNKTNDVLRINIYEIFSDSTHDLGIEPGLVKDGVEAHLQKLLAEQVAVLGENLELVRREYPTAIGPVDLMLMDLNGGHVAVEVKRRGEIDGVEQLSRYLELLDRDSTLRPVRGIFAAQEIKPQARVLAEDRGIDCVILDYDAMRGVDHPEDRLF; this is encoded by the coding sequence GTGCGCATAGTTGTTGCTCGGTGTAGCGTGGATTACTCTGGTCGTCTCGATGCCCATTTAGAACCCGCCACTCGGGTACTGATGATGAAACAAGACGGTTCGGTGCTTGTCCATTCCGATGGCGGCTCGTATAAGCCCTTGAACTGGATGTCTCCACCTGCCACGATGAGCGTAGTTGAGGTTGCAGATCTAGATCGCGAAGCAGGCGTTGTCCAAACATGGTCGATTAACCACAATAAAACGAATGACGTTTTACGTATCAACATTTATGAGATCTTCTCCGATTCGACCCATGATCTGGGTATTGAGCCGGGATTAGTCAAAGACGGCGTTGAAGCCCATCTGCAAAAGCTCCTGGCAGAACAAGTTGCTGTGCTTGGAGAAAATCTTGAACTTGTACGGCGTGAATATCCCACCGCTATAGGCCCAGTAGATCTGATGTTGATGGACCTCAACGGAGGGCATGTGGCGGTAGAGGTAAAACGTCGTGGTGAAATCGATGGTGTTGAGCAGCTCAGTCGTTACCTCGAACTCTTAGATCGTGACTCTACGCTACGACCAGTGCGCGGAATTTTTGCTGCCCAAGAAATAAAACCGCAAGCCCGCGTGCTTGCCGAAGATCGTGGAATTGATTGCGTTATTCTTGACTATGATGCCATGCGCGGCGTCGATCATCCTGAAGATCGGTTGTTTTGA
- a CDS encoding ATP/GTP-binding protein: protein MRRSKKYQRSPRELNSYALMGYTRIEYGQDGREFKVHHIKAAAKEYVCPGCYGIIRVGEPHEVAWTEDHILGKEFGQGDRRHWHTGCWQARGRRR, encoded by the coding sequence ATGCGTCGGTCAAAGAAATATCAGCGTTCGCCACGCGAATTGAACTCCTACGCCCTGATGGGATACACCCGGATCGAATACGGCCAAGATGGTCGGGAGTTCAAAGTTCATCATATTAAAGCTGCCGCCAAAGAATATGTGTGCCCGGGATGTTATGGCATTATTCGAGTGGGCGAGCCTCACGAAGTTGCATGGACCGAAGATCATATCTTGGGTAAAGAGTTTGGCCAGGGGGATCGACGCCACTGGCATACTGGGTGTTGGCAGGCGCGCGGTCGCCGTCGATAG
- a CDS encoding alpha/beta fold hydrolase: MTMLYMRRTGEPSTCPLVLLHALPLDSSMWDQVRQILAPIDVITVDAPGFGKSPAGETLSDEPSTMAYVAALKRTLDSHGIDQIMLGGLSMGGAIAADFVATYPHMIAGLALMDTGIGADDPQRQEFRATMANLAEQGRAFEMLEPWKDSMTGSQVTPQVQQSLVERFKAAPGSGLAWIQRALATRQDRSDAVELVDGPVYFIRGTDDPTASLEYFMTLALRAKQPRILEIEGAGHFTADEKPEELAQALKEFITHVLG; this comes from the coding sequence ATGACTATGCTTTATATGCGCCGCACCGGCGAGCCTTCTACATGTCCATTGGTTTTGTTACACGCCTTACCGCTAGATTCTTCAATGTGGGATCAGGTACGCCAGATCTTAGCGCCTATCGATGTAATCACGGTAGATGCCCCAGGGTTTGGGAAATCACCAGCGGGTGAAACACTCAGTGATGAGCCTTCAACGATGGCCTATGTAGCGGCCTTGAAACGCACACTTGATAGCCACGGCATTGACCAGATCATGTTAGGTGGGTTATCTATGGGTGGGGCTATTGCTGCTGATTTCGTTGCCACCTATCCGCACATGATTGCTGGTTTGGCACTGATGGATACTGGCATTGGAGCTGATGATCCACAGCGTCAGGAATTTAGAGCCACGATGGCGAATTTGGCAGAGCAAGGCCGGGCTTTTGAGATGTTAGAACCGTGGAAGGATTCAATGACTGGATCACAGGTAACTCCACAAGTTCAACAGTCCTTGGTGGAGCGGTTTAAGGCTGCACCTGGTTCGGGGTTAGCATGGATTCAGCGCGCTTTGGCTACCCGCCAAGATCGCAGCGATGCGGTTGAGCTCGTTGATGGCCCAGTTTATTTTATCCGCGGAACTGATGATCCTACTGCGTCGTTAGAGTATTTTATGACTTTGGCTCTGCGTGCAAAGCAACCCCGCATCCTCGAAATTGAAGGAGCGGGGCACTTCACGGCCGATGAGAAGCCCGAAGAATTAGCCCAAGCTTTGAAAGAATTTATTACCCACGTCTTGGGTTAG